The following are encoded together in the Serratia odorifera genome:
- the ytfR gene encoding galactofuranose ABC transporter, ATP-binding protein YtfR, which translates to MMANDLLAIKGLSVEFPGVKALDQVDLTVRSGEVMALLGENGAGKSTLIKALTGVYSRSAGDIWLDGTMIAPQSTAQAQSLGIGTVYQEVNLLPNLSVAANLFLGREPTRFGLVDQRRLQQQAVQLLQGYGLPLDVSQPLGNYSIAIQQIVAIARAVDLSAKVLILDEPTASLDAKEVTMLLAILSQLKAQGLGMIFVTHFLDQVYRISDRITVLRNGKLVGTKAVADLPRIELVQMMLGHSFDEGLLKRGEHEAVTAAPLVEFSGYGRRGLVEPFDLSIRPGEIVGLAGLLGSGRTETAQLIFGIKAQDSGTAKVAGSAAAIRSPRKAASLGFGYCPEDRKTDGIVGAATVRENIILALQAQRGWLRPIPLREQTRIAESFIQLLGIRTPGPEQQIQYLSGGNQQKVLLSRWLATNPRFLILDEPTRGIDVGAHAEIIRLIERLCSEGLALLVISSELEELAGYADRIVVLRDRRHVAQLDHEAISVPAIMQAIAVQQETI; encoded by the coding sequence ATGATGGCCAACGATCTGTTAGCGATTAAAGGACTTTCCGTCGAATTCCCGGGGGTAAAAGCCCTGGATCAGGTGGATCTGACCGTGCGCAGTGGTGAAGTGATGGCATTGCTCGGTGAGAATGGCGCCGGCAAGTCAACGTTAATCAAGGCATTGACCGGCGTTTATTCACGTTCTGCCGGCGACATCTGGCTGGATGGAACGATGATTGCGCCGCAGAGTACCGCGCAGGCGCAATCATTAGGTATCGGTACGGTATATCAGGAAGTAAACCTGTTGCCGAACCTGTCGGTGGCCGCCAATTTGTTTCTTGGCCGCGAGCCGACGCGTTTCGGGCTGGTTGATCAACGCCGGCTGCAACAGCAGGCGGTTCAACTACTGCAAGGCTATGGTTTGCCGCTGGACGTCAGCCAGCCGCTGGGGAACTACTCGATCGCCATTCAGCAGATCGTTGCGATCGCTCGGGCGGTCGATCTTTCGGCCAAGGTGTTGATCCTCGATGAACCGACCGCCAGCCTGGACGCGAAGGAAGTCACCATGCTGTTGGCCATTCTGAGCCAGCTTAAAGCCCAGGGATTGGGCATGATCTTCGTTACCCACTTCCTCGATCAGGTATATCGCATTAGCGATCGCATTACCGTGCTGCGCAATGGCAAGCTGGTCGGCACCAAAGCCGTCGCCGATCTGCCGCGTATCGAACTGGTGCAAATGATGCTGGGCCACAGTTTCGATGAAGGGCTGTTGAAGCGAGGCGAACACGAGGCGGTAACCGCGGCACCGTTGGTCGAGTTCAGCGGTTATGGGCGGCGCGGTCTGGTGGAGCCGTTTGATCTGTCGATACGCCCGGGCGAAATCGTCGGTCTGGCGGGATTGCTGGGATCGGGGCGTACCGAAACCGCACAGCTGATTTTCGGCATCAAGGCGCAGGACAGCGGTACGGCAAAGGTTGCAGGTAGCGCCGCCGCTATTCGCTCACCGCGTAAAGCCGCCAGCCTCGGTTTTGGCTATTGCCCGGAGGATCGCAAGACCGATGGCATCGTGGGAGCCGCGACGGTACGCGAAAATATTATTCTGGCCTTACAGGCGCAGCGTGGCTGGCTGCGCCCGATCCCATTGCGCGAGCAAACCCGTATTGCCGAAAGCTTTATTCAACTGTTGGGCATTCGTACCCCAGGGCCGGAACAGCAAATCCAATATCTTTCCGGTGGCAATCAGCAGAAGGTGTTGCTGTCCCGCTGGCTGGCGACCAATCCGCGTTTTTTGATTCTGGATGAGCCGACCCGCGGCATCGATGTGGGAGCGCATGCGGAAATCATTCGCTTGATCGAACGGTTGTGTAGCGAAGGTCTGGCGCTGCTGGTGATCTCTTCTGAACTGGAAGAGCTGGCAGGCTATGCCGATCGGATCGTCGTCCTGCGCGACAGACGGCATGTCGCCCAGTTGGATCATGAGGCGATCAGCGTGCCGGCCATTATGCAGGCGATCGCCGTGCAGCAGGAGACGATATGA
- the yjfF gene encoding galactofuranose ABC transporter, permease protein YjfF produces MMKRNLPLLITIAVFLLGYGFCLSQFPGFASTRVWCDLLTDNAFLGIVAVGMTFVILSGGIDLSVGSVIAFTGVLLAKLIGSYGIDPLYAFAIALLLGASFGALMGWIIDALKLPAFIITLAGMFFVRGMSFIVSEESIPIDHPLYATLANYAWKLPGGGRFTLLALVMLLVVAVGMVLAHRSRFGHNVYAIGGNRVSAGLMGVPVQRTTVLIYMLSGTLAALSGIVFSLYTSAGYALAASGVELDAIAAVVIGGTLLTGGVGTILGTLFGVLIQGLIQSYITFDGTLSSWWTKIVIGILLFCFIGLQKALSAFWLSRRSRPRHPTLKPS; encoded by the coding sequence ATGATGAAGCGCAATTTGCCGTTATTGATCACCATTGCGGTATTTCTGCTGGGCTACGGCTTTTGTCTGAGCCAGTTCCCCGGCTTTGCTTCGACGCGCGTGTGGTGCGATTTACTGACCGACAACGCTTTCCTCGGCATTGTCGCGGTGGGCATGACGTTTGTTATCCTGTCCGGCGGTATCGATCTGTCGGTCGGTTCGGTCATTGCCTTTACTGGCGTACTGCTTGCCAAGCTGATTGGCAGCTATGGTATCGATCCGCTGTATGCGTTTGCCATTGCTTTATTGCTGGGGGCATCGTTTGGCGCGCTGATGGGGTGGATCATTGATGCGCTGAAATTACCGGCGTTTATCATCACGCTGGCTGGCATGTTTTTTGTGCGTGGCATGAGCTTTATTGTCTCCGAGGAATCGATCCCCATCGATCATCCGCTGTATGCCACGCTGGCCAACTATGCCTGGAAGTTACCGGGCGGTGGGCGTTTTACCCTGCTGGCGCTGGTGATGCTGCTGGTAGTGGCCGTGGGGATGGTGCTGGCGCATCGTAGCCGTTTCGGTCATAACGTGTATGCGATTGGCGGCAACCGGGTATCCGCGGGGCTGATGGGCGTGCCGGTGCAACGCACGACGGTGCTGATTTATATGCTGTCCGGCACCTTGGCAGCGCTGTCGGGGATTGTCTTTTCGCTGTATACCTCGGCCGGTTATGCGTTGGCAGCCAGCGGCGTAGAGCTGGACGCCATTGCCGCGGTGGTGATTGGTGGTACGTTGCTGACCGGCGGCGTCGGCACCATTCTTGGTACGCTGTTCGGCGTACTGATACAAGGATTGATCCAGAGTTATATTACCTTCGACGGCACGCTCAGCTCATGGTGGACCAAAATCGTCATCGGCATCCTGTTGTTCTGCTTTATTGGCCTTCAGAAGGCATTGAGCGCGTTTTGGCTCTCAAGGCGCTCAAGACCCCGTCATCCAACGCTGAAGCCGTCATAG
- the ytfT gene encoding galactofuranose ABC transporter, ATP-binding protein YtfT has product MNQRSFFMTGEPRKVRWVLPAGATQVGALLAILLIDSLVAPHFFSIHIQDGRLFGSLIDIFNRGAPVALLALGMTLVIATGGIDLSVGAVMAIAGATAATLTSAGYPLGYVLAAALAAGALCGLWNGFLVAVLKIQPIVATLMLMVAGRGIAQLITEGQIVTFERAGLAQLGSGSLMYLPMPIIIAALMLLLIWLLTRKTALGLFIESVGINLRSAHHAGVSTQWVVMAVYVICGLCAAVAGVIVTADIRGADANNAGLWLELDAILAVVIGGGSLLGGRFNLVLSVIGALIIQGMNTGILLSGYRPEFNLVLKALVVLAVLMVQSPSLSWRRLLRRPKT; this is encoded by the coding sequence ATGAACCAAAGGAGCTTCTTCATGACCGGTGAGCCTCGTAAAGTCAGATGGGTATTACCGGCCGGCGCAACGCAGGTCGGCGCCCTGTTGGCCATCCTGTTGATCGACAGCCTGGTCGCCCCGCATTTTTTCTCTATTCATATCCAGGACGGGCGGCTGTTCGGCAGCCTGATAGATATTTTTAATCGTGGTGCGCCGGTTGCCCTGCTGGCATTGGGTATGACGCTGGTGATCGCCACCGGTGGCATCGATTTGTCGGTCGGGGCGGTGATGGCGATTGCCGGTGCGACGGCGGCAACGCTGACCAGCGCAGGGTATCCGTTGGGTTACGTCCTGGCGGCGGCGTTGGCCGCAGGTGCGCTGTGCGGACTATGGAACGGCTTTCTGGTGGCGGTACTGAAGATCCAGCCGATTGTGGCGACGCTGATGCTGATGGTCGCGGGACGCGGTATCGCCCAGTTGATCACCGAAGGTCAGATTGTCACCTTTGAACGTGCCGGGCTGGCACAGTTGGGCAGCGGCTCGCTGATGTACTTGCCGATGCCGATTATCATTGCCGCGCTGATGCTGTTATTGATTTGGCTGCTGACGCGTAAAACCGCGCTTGGTCTGTTTATCGAATCGGTGGGTATCAACCTGCGCTCGGCACATCATGCCGGTGTCAGCACCCAATGGGTGGTGATGGCGGTATATGTGATTTGCGGGCTGTGCGCTGCGGTGGCCGGGGTGATCGTGACGGCGGACATTCGCGGTGCCGATGCCAACAACGCCGGCCTGTGGCTGGAGCTGGACGCGATACTGGCGGTGGTGATAGGCGGCGGCTCGCTGCTTGGCGGTCGTTTCAACCTGGTGTTGTCGGTCATCGGTGCGTTAATTATCCAGGGCATGAACACCGGTATTCTGTTATCTGGTTATCGGCCGGAATTTAACCTGGTGCTGAAAGCGTTGGTGGTGTTGGCGGTGCTGATGGTGCAATCACCCAGCCTGTCGTGGCGCCGCCTGCTGCGGAGACCCAAGACATGA
- the ytfQ gene encoding galactofuranose ABC transporter, galactofuranose-binding protein YtfQ, with the protein MHKRLLLAVAVSGILMGTVQAAPLVVGFSQIGSESGWRSAETKVSKQEAEKRGITLKIADAQQKQENQIKAVRSFIAQGVDAIFIAPVVATGWTPVLQEAKEAKIPVFLLDRMIEVSDPSLYTAAVASDSVHEGKVAGDWLVKEVAGNPCNVVELQGTVGSSVAINRKKGFADGVAAASNVKIVRSQSGDFTRSKGKEVMESFIKAEQNGKNICAVYAHNDDMAIGAIQAIKEAGLKPGSQIKVVSIDGVPDIFKAMMNGEANATVELTPNMAGPAFDALLAMKKDGTQPPKFIQTESKLLQPDTAKQEFDMKKSMGY; encoded by the coding sequence ATGCACAAGCGTTTATTGTTAGCGGTCGCCGTGAGCGGCATCTTGATGGGAACCGTTCAGGCAGCCCCTCTTGTGGTGGGCTTTTCCCAGATCGGTTCAGAATCCGGCTGGCGCTCGGCAGAAACTAAAGTTTCTAAACAGGAAGCGGAAAAACGCGGGATTACGCTGAAGATTGCCGACGCACAGCAAAAACAGGAAAACCAGATCAAGGCAGTGAGATCGTTTATCGCTCAGGGCGTTGACGCCATTTTCATTGCGCCAGTGGTCGCCACCGGCTGGACTCCGGTATTGCAGGAAGCCAAGGAAGCCAAAATCCCGGTATTTCTGCTGGATCGGATGATTGAAGTGAGCGACCCATCGCTGTATACCGCGGCGGTTGCCTCTGACAGCGTACATGAAGGCAAAGTGGCAGGTGATTGGTTAGTGAAAGAAGTGGCCGGCAACCCCTGCAACGTGGTGGAACTACAAGGCACGGTTGGTTCCAGCGTGGCAATTAACCGTAAAAAAGGTTTTGCCGACGGGGTCGCCGCGGCCAGCAACGTGAAGATTGTCCGTTCGCAATCCGGTGACTTTACCCGCTCGAAGGGCAAAGAAGTGATGGAAAGCTTTATCAAGGCGGAACAGAACGGCAAGAACATTTGCGCGGTTTATGCGCATAACGACGATATGGCCATTGGCGCCATCCAGGCGATCAAAGAAGCCGGCTTGAAGCCGGGTTCACAAATCAAGGTTGTTTCCATCGACGGGGTGCCGGATATCTTCAAAGCGATGATGAACGGTGAAGCCAATGCGACGGTAGAGTTGACGCCAAACATGGCTGGCCCGGCATTTGACGCACTGCTGGCGATGAAAAAAGACGGCACTCAACCGCCTAAATTCATCCAGACCGAATCGAAGCTGCTGCAGCCGGATACTGCCAAGCAGGAATTCGACATGAAAAAGAGCATGGGTTACTAA
- a CDS encoding DUF413 domain-containing protein — translation MADSFTTTNRFFDNKHYPRGFSRHGDFTIKEAQLLERFGYAFNELDAGKRQPATEEEQLFVAVCRGEREPVTEQEKVWSKYLARTRRPKKFHTLSGGKPQADAVEDYTDSDD, via the coding sequence ATGGCGGATAGCTTCACCACGACCAATCGTTTTTTTGATAATAAACACTATCCCCGCGGGTTCTCCCGTCACGGCGATTTCACCATTAAAGAAGCGCAATTGCTAGAGCGCTTTGGATATGCGTTCAATGAGCTGGACGCCGGAAAACGTCAGCCAGCCACTGAAGAAGAACAGCTGTTCGTCGCAGTGTGCCGCGGTGAACGCGAGCCGGTAACCGAGCAGGAAAAAGTATGGTCTAAATATCTGGCGCGCACTCGCCGCCCGAAAAAATTCCATACCCTGTCTGGCGGCAAACCGCAGGCGGATGCGGTGGAAGATTATACCGACAGCGACGATTAG